The nucleotide window TGCCTTGTGGGCTTTAGGAGGATCTGCTGCTGCATCCTGGTCGAAAGCAGCGATGGCCAGAGCTTTTGGTGCTGTTGCAAAAAGGTTTCTAGGTCCCATTGGTGTGGCTATTGCAGTTGTAAGTTTTGGAGTTTGTCTTGCAGAATCTTAACTTTAAAAAAAAGAATCATGAGTTTACTATACTTATTATTAGCTCCGTTAGTATTCTTTGTTTTACATAAAAGAATTTCATGGGTTGTGCTCGACGTTAAAACACGAAACCAATCCAGGCTGAAGGCAGACATCCTGTTTCTGGCACTTTGCCTGGTGGTAATCGCTCTCCTGGTTTATGTAATTGAGCTTGGCTAAGTATCACACAGTAAAATTTGGAATATTACCTTTTCAATACGGTTGGTTTTTTGCCAACCGTTTATATTTATACACGCGGGAACCATTTTATGACCCCAATCCTTTCGACTATACTTGAGCAATAAGCCATTTTTAATCCTACCCATGCGACAACCGAAGCCGTAAATTTGGCGAATGAACGACAATGATACCAAACGACTTTCACGACTAACGGCCATCCTCACACAGTTGCAAACAAAACGACTGTTAACAGCCACAAAACTGGCAGATAAATTTTCGGTTAGTATCAGAACCATTTACAGAGACATCAGGGCGCTGGAGCAGGCAGGTGTTCCCATCATTACCGATGAGGGAAAAGGCTATTCGCTAATGGAAGGTTACCGGGTTCCGCCCGTAATGTTTACAGAAGCGCAAGCCAATGCATTAATTACTGCAGAACAATTAGTGCTTAAAAATAAGGATGCTTCATTCGTTAAAGATTATACGGGAGCCATTGAAAAAATAAAATCGGTTTTGAAATACAATATACAAGACAAAGCCAACTTACTTGCTGAAAGAACACGGTTTGACCAAAATAACTACCTCGAAAGAAACAGCAGT belongs to Niabella yanshanensis and includes:
- a CDS encoding helix-turn-helix transcriptional regulator, giving the protein MNDNDTKRLSRLTAILTQLQTKRLLTATKLADKFSVSIRTIYRDIRALEQAGVPIITDEGKGYSLMEGYRVPPVMFTEAQANALITAEQLVLKNKDASFVKDYTGAIEKIKSVLKYNIQDKANLLAERTRFDQNNYLERNSSNLSDLQFSLTNFRIAKIEYTNEQNKTTIRHIEPFALLSTENWLLVAYCRLRKEFRFFRLDRINKLEILTDKFEPHQMTLQEYFERYH